In Leishmania major strain Friedlin complete genome, chromosome 19, the following proteins share a genomic window:
- a CDS encoding 4-coumarate:coa ligase-like protein, which yields MYTLPFIGRGSTTSGFACGLAAPVGLHQPRRWYFMSAAAPRATEDMRIYKSKLPSVMDKVNQETTLYGYLMKRMAAADPKKIAAVQAETGKALTYPELMKATEHAAKALYQYGVRKGDVVCLCMLNTVVYGPLVYGTLRLGAIASTVNAVATASTLAYHFKVNGAKVVLGMHFFQKQLAEAVALVEQETGRKVQVLYPEEFFKTDAPEIPADYDGLKGATPNDTVAILFSSGTTGMPKGVQLTNRALIACSEQSAGAFGVGSQDTAVTVLPLFHVFGFTACMNCMFAYAATQVVMSKYSVEDYVRAIEKYKATVNLVAPPILISLLKNADKVKRHDLSSLKRFCSSSAPLGADVVNTVEQLIPGCAVTQGYGMTEMAPTVTAPLSGQRCTPGCCGVLVADTELRIVKVDDSQQSGSDKSSGIDAEPGAEGEVWVRGPQMMKGYLRDEDTIMCMQDGWYRTGDIGKFDAEASELVITDRLKELIKYKGFQVSPASLEALLLTHPWVKDCVVIGVPDPRDVSFENPRALVVLEPSVSPEDAVRASDELYRFAMISMLPHKRLHGGVRVVDEIPRNAAGKVMPRQVRQDEVALLKGQNGDSSESN from the coding sequence ATGTATACCCTTCCCTTTATCGGCCGCGGGAGCACGACTAGCGGCTTTGCCTGTGGGCTTGCTGCGCCGGTGGGACTGCAtcagccgcggcgctggtACTTCATgtccgcggcggcaccgcgggCGACGGAGGACATGCGCATCTACAAGTCGAAGCTGCCGTCGGTGATGGACAAGGTGAACCAAGAGACGACGCTGTACGGGTATCTGATGAAgcgcatggcggcggcggacccGAAGAAAATcgctgcggtgcaggcgGAGACGGGTAAGGCACTCACGTACCCGGAGCTGATGAAGGCGACGGAGCACGCGGCGAAAGCACTGTACCAGTATGGCGTGCGGAAGGGCGACGTTGTGTGCCTGTGCATGCTGAACACGGTCGTGTACGGCCCGCTGGTGTACggcacgctgcgcctcggcgCGATCGCGTCGACGGTGAACGCCGTGGCGACAGCGTCGACGCTGGCGTACCACTTCAAGGTGAACGGTGCGAAGGTGGTGCTGGGCATGCACTTCTTTCAGAAGCAGCTCGcggaggccgtggcgctggTAGAGCAGGAGACCGGGCGGAAGGTCCAGGTGCTGTACCCGGAGGAGTTCTTCAAGACAGACGCTCCCGAGATCCCTGCGGACTACGACGGGCTGAAGGGGGCCACACCGAACGATACCGTGGCCATCCTCTTCTCGAGCGGCACGACCGGCATGCCGAAGGGTGTGCAGCTGACGAACCGTGCGCTCATTGCGTGCTCGGAGCAGTCCGCCGGAGCGTTCGGCGTTGGCTCGCAGGACACCGCCGTGACCGTTCTTCCGCTGTTTCACGTCTTCGGGTTCACGGCGTGCATGAACTGCATGTTCGCCTACGCTGCGACGCAGGTGGTGATGTCCAAGTACTCGGTCGAGGACTACGTGCGCGCGATTGAGAAATACAAGGCAACGGTCAACCTCGTCGCCCCGCCGATCCTCATCTCGCTGCTCAAGAACGCGGACAAGGTGAAGCGGCACGACCTGTCGTCGCTCAAGCGCTTCtgctcctcgtcggcgccgcttgGAGCGGACGTGGTGAAcacggtggagcagctgatCCCTGGCTGCGCTGTAACCCAGGGCTACGGCATGACGGAGATGGCGCCGACTGTGacggcaccgctgtcggGCCAACGGTGCACACcaggctgctgcggtgtgcTTGTGGCGGACACGGAGCTGCGCATCGTGAAGGTGGACGACAGCCAGCAGAGCGGCTCAGACAAGTCTTCCGGCATCGACGCAGAGCCCGGCGCGGAGGGTgaggtgtgggtgcgtgggcCGCAGATGATGAAGGGCTATTTGCGCGATGAGGACACGATCATGTGCATGCAGGACGGCTGGTACCGCACTGGCGACATCGGCAAGTTCGACGCTGAGGCCAGCGAGCTCGTCATCACGGACCggctgaaggagctgatcaAGTACAAGGGCTTTCAGGTGTCGCCGGCTTCCCTGGAGGCGCTCTTGCTGACGCACCCGTGGGTGAAGGACTGCGTGGTGATTGGCGTGCCGGACCCGCGCGACGTGAGCTTCGAGAACCCGCGTGCGCTCGTCGTGTTGGAGCCCTCTGTGTCCCCAGAGGACGCCGTCCGTGCGTCGGACGAGCTGTACCGCTTCGCGATGATAAGCATGCTCCCGCACAAGCGGCTGcacggcggtgtgcgcgtcgtGGACGAGATTCCTCGCAACGCCGCTGGCAAGGTGATGCCGCGTCAGGTGCGCCAGGATGAGGTAGCGCTGCTGAAGGGGCAGAACGGCGATAGCAGTGAGAGCAACTGA
- a CDS encoding 4-coumarate:coa ligase-like protein, with protein sequence MALTQQVRLASTTSTPSTTATATSIAADAGTHIYKSRYPSVMDRVNTERTLYEYLIKRIKAKDPKKIAAVQAENGKELTYSKVIQATDWCARALYHHAKVRKGDVVCLCMLNTIIYGPVVYGALRLGALVSPVNAIAEPSLLAYFITEANAKVILGMRYFRKQLEEAVAIVAKDTGRKVAIHYPEEFFKRWYIWPVPRSYDGLKGASLDDTVVIPFSSGTGGLSKGVKLSNRALIANSEQLGAAFEFSPDDAGIMILPFFHIYGFTACLNAGYAHGVMQIVMYKYTVEDYVRAIEKYKATINLVAPPILISLLKNADKVKQTNLSSLKRFCCGAAPLGPETVEAIEKMLPSVSVTQAYGMTEMAPAVTVPNGLRHKVPGACGVLVADTELRIVKVDDSQQSGTDKSSGIDAEPGAEGEVWVRGPQMMKGYLRDEDTIMCMQDGWYRTGDIGKFDAEAGELVITDRLKELIKYKGFQVSPASLEALLLTHPWVKDCMVIGVPDPRDVSFENPRALVSLQPSVSPKDAVRASDELYRFVMSRMPPHKRLHGGVRIVSEVPRNLSGKLLRRQARKDEAELIKAQMEKASATKPKSAKEAANASASD encoded by the coding sequence ATGGCACTGACGCAGCAGGTCCGCCTTGCCTCCACGACGTCGACCCCCTCCACTACAGCCACAGCCACGTCGATCGCCGCAGATGCAGGAACACATATCTATAAGTCGCGGTATCCCTCGGTGATGGACAGAGTGAACACGGAGAGAACCCTCTACGAGTACCTCATAAAGCGTATAAAGGCGAAGGACCCGAAGAAAATcgctgcggtgcaggcgGAAAACGGCAAGGAGCTAACATACTCCAAGGTTATTCAGGCCACGGACTGGTGCGCGCGAGCGCTGTACCATCACGCCAAGGTCCGCAAGGGCGATGTGGTGTGCCTGTGCATGCTGAACACTATTATTTACGGCCCTGTAGTGTACGGTGCGTTGCGCCTCGGCGCCCTCGTCTCCCCGGTGAACGCAATCGCAGAGCCATCGCTTCTCGCATACTTCATAACAGAGGCCAACGCCAAGGTCATTCTCGGCATGCGTTATTTCCGCAAGCAGCTTGAGGAGGCCGTCGCCATTGTGGCGAAGGACACGGGCAGGAAGGTGGCTATCCACTACCCGGAGGAATTCTTCAAGAGATGGTACATCTGGCCTGTGCCGCGCAGCTACGATGGGCTGAAGGGCGCCTCCCTCGACGATACCGTCGTCATCCCCTTCTCCAGCGGCACGGGCGGCTTGTCCAAGGGTGTGAAGCTGTCGAATCGAGCACTCATCGCCAACTCGGAGCAGCTGGGGGCGGCCTTCGAGTTCTCGCCGGACGATGCGGGCATCATGATCCTGCCATTCTTCCACATCTACGGCTTCACTGCCTGTCTCAACGCCGGCTACGCCCACGGCGTGATGCAGATCGTCATGTACAAGTACACCGTCGAGGACTACGTGCGCGCGATTGAGAAATACAAGGCGACGATCAACCTCGTCGCCCCGCCGATCCTCATCTCACTGCTCAAGAACGCGGACAAGGTGAAGCAGACGAACCTGTCGTCGCTCAAGCGCTTCTGCTGCGGGGCAGCCCCGCTCGGCCCCGAGACGGTGGAGGCGATAGAGAAGATGCTGCCCAGCGTGTCCGTCACGCAGGCCTACGGCATGACGGAGATGGCGCCAGCCGTGACGGTGCCCAATGGGCTGAGGCACAAGGTGCCAGGTGCCTGCGGTGTGCTTGTGGCGGACACGGAGCTGCGCATCGTGAAGGTGGACGACAGCCAGCAGAGCGGCACAGACAAGTCTTCCGGCATCGACGCAGAGCCCGGCGCGGAGGGTgaggtgtgggtgcgtgggcCGCAGATGATGAAGGGCTATTTGCGCGATGAGGACACGATCATGTGCATGCAGGACGGCTGGTACCGCACTGGCGACATCGGCAAGTTCGACGCTGAGGCCGGCGAGCTCGTCATCACGGACCggctgaaggagctgatcaAGTACAAGGGCTTTCAGGTGTCGCCGGCTTCCCTGGAGGCGCTCTTGCTGACGCACCCGTGGGTGAAGGACTGCATGGTGATTGGCGTGCCGGACCCGCGCGACGTGAGCTTCGAGAACCCGCGTGCGCTTGTATCTCTCCAACCGTCCGTATCTCCCAAGGACGCCGTCCGTGCGTCGGACGAGCTGTACCGCTTCGTGATGTCGCGCATGCCCCCGCACAAGCGGCTGCACGGCGGTGTGCGCATTGTGAGTGAAGTGCCGCGCAACTTGTCGGGCAagctgctgcgtcgtcaGGCCCGCAAGGATGAGGCGGAGCTGATTAAAGCACagatggagaaggcgagCGCGACCAAGCCGAAGTcagcgaaggaggcggcgaacgcctccgcctcggaTTGA